In the genome of Crassostrea angulata isolate pt1a10 chromosome 6, ASM2561291v2, whole genome shotgun sequence, the window ATCAAACGTAAACACGGTTGCGTCGTTTGTTTTCGAGTCGTCAGCTGGGAGAAGAAAATAGAGGAAATATACAACGAATTATTCACTGAAAATTGCCGAATTTTGATATCTACATTGATCAACACTACTCTATCGCATCAAAAGACTGCTAGTACGTGAGTATATTCATTCGTATCTGCTgctttatctaaatattttagcTTGAAGTTTGACAGCTGCATCGATTTGACCTTCATAATGGCTGCCAGTTCCAGCCTACATACGCTGCTTTGAATTTACTGCGTAATGGAAGCAGGCAGGCATTTTCGTGAATAAATCTAGCACTTAAAATGAAATAGTCTATATTCTTACACATGATTTCAGTTGTTTCATCAAATGAGTTTTATTGTttgcatatttcaatgcattcTTTGTTCCGCTTCGGGCGGGTCCTTTATAACTGCATTGTTTGTTGAATTGATCTTGTTAAATCTTGATCAGTTGCAATCCCACGGGCAACTAACGCGTAAACAAAGAAATTTCTACGGTCTAGGCTAAGTTAACGATGATATTGTAAATTGTACTTGAGTGATTAATTGCATATTCCAGCTAGCGAAATGATTTCTGCTAGCTCAGCAGCATTTCGCGATTTTATCGATTTCTTTTACATTATTGGAAAATTGATTTCCTCTTTGAGAGCTCACCATCTCTAAATTAACACTGTACGAAGTTGGACAGTTGTGAATATCAAACCCACATTCAATGTTTACAGGTTATTTATAGAAACACAAAACAGCTGATGTAGCGTTTCGATGTATTTATAGCAATTACATACTACATATATGTAGGTCAGTgtctttttttacatttcacaGGTACATTGCatgtattttctataatattgaTAATCCACTATATGTATAATGTATACCTGgataattaaaagaatttaaaaaagcaacTGGATATACTGCGATAGTATTACATGAGGAACCTGTATACATTGTTGCACCAGGGTTTGTAAGAATTTTGCTACCCAACACTCAccttgaaatgtaaataaagctgAGGTGACAAGCTAGGTATTTAAAGAAACTTATGAAACAGAATAGACCCGATATGTCACTAGGATTTGGCGACCCCATTGTGACTATATTTTACACTTATACTTTACAAAACAGGTAAATCTATATAGTTTACTTTGAGAATTTTTATCACAATAGATCATTTGTAAGAAAACTTCATATTAGATTTTTCCCTGTTTTAGTTTGCTTtagtattgtaaaattttattgttaGTTAATGTTGGTCATGGTTGACTGCATATCTTAAACCTAAGTCTGACACACTGTGTTTAGCATGTATTGAGTTATGTCATTGTTTCCTATCAAAACTATGTAGCACCTAGATTAGATCACATGTTAGTTACATAAAACTGCCTGCAGGTTAAATTCACACCCTTTAGGGTAGTGAAAAATCCAgtctttcaaaatttgtaagaaaaaaatctaaaattattcaaatcattATTGGTGTGGGGTTTTATTTGCCCAATTAAACTactgaatgttttatttaaaaactaaattttatattttcttttagagTGCCACAAAAGCCCACACAACTGCCATTGATTGAACACTACAGATATATTTGCCACTGAATCAGCTTGATCCACTCCCTTGTGCCAACATGTTCAGCAGTGTTACTAACTACCTGTTTGGGTCCTCCCAGCCTGAGGAGGAGGAGACTGTGCAGAAAATGGAGCTGGAGACATCCCCTGCCAAGGATGATGATTGGTTGATTGTCAACGTTCAAGGTACATCACACACAGCTTCAACAAACAAACACATCAGCTGTACTATTGTAACGTACTGCATGCTGTAATACATATTGAACAGTTTGAACATTTatgttttcctttttctttgATGCTATATTACTCTACATTCAAATCATGCAAACATCTCTTGCTATTATTTCTGCCTGGATGCATGCTTTACAAAGCAGCCCCATTTGGTATTTAAGTTTGCTCCACAGACTGTATTCGATGGGTGGTAATGGTGCACACAAAACCTATTATAGGGTGTAGATTTTAGACTGAGGCATGTCTTAGAGAATGGAAAACATCTGTGTTTTAAGTTATTATTCAATGTTGTgcaattgtacatacatgtaataattaaaaagttatGGAGGTCCTAAACTGATATAGTATCTGCCAtctgccattttttttaaatacacagatttttaaaaacattcaaaatgttaaaactaAATCAGCACGGCaagataaattatttcaaaatattgaaattcaaatgatttttaggTCATTTTGTCATCAGCGGcaagtttgggtttttttgttcaaattgaaaataatagtaTATACTCTCTGAATGCAGCTTCATGTTCAATGATGTTGAGGTCAAGATAGATTTCTAGAAAGTAAACTGAAGCAAAACTGCAAAGTAGAATTTCTCCTTGCAGATAAGACTACGTGTGTCACTGTTCCAACAGTCTGTCGAGTCTCGGGTCACTCCCCCTATAGTAGTGACAGCGACACTGGTATGGGCCATGGCACGCCCAGCACGTCTGGTGCCTCCACGCCTAACTCCAGGTTCTTTCTGCGTATGCATGAAAGTTGGATTTTAACCCCACCTCCTTGTTTTACTGCAGGCGGCCCAACGTCCCAAGTTCCTATGACAGAAATGGAGAACCTCCTGATCGAACATCCCAGTATGTCTGTCTACAACAGTCACTGCTCCCGAGGAAGTTCCGGGGAGGACAGTAATCTCTCCGAGTCTTCCACGGACAGTATATCTAACATTGTGGCCAAAAAGGGTCTCCGTCCAAGAAACAGTCAAGGGCAGGTAATCCGACAGGCCCCGAGGCGACCCAATGCTGTGGCCGCTCGGTGTGGGATTCTTGCCCAGGCCGAGGCCCTGAAATCTGCTCAGCGTTCCAAGCAACGCAAAGAATCTCTCCATCTCTCCAAAGGCAGCTTAGATAGACACAACAAGACTACACTTCGCCACAGCAAGAAATTCAGCCAGAAGAACAGAATCCAAACTCCCTCTGGACGCAACTTCAACACTCAGCAGATGAAGCACTAAGAATGGTCCCGGATAGTCTCTGTAACAAATTGATAGGATTTTTTGTGTAAAGATTGTTATTTAAAAGTTAATGGTTTTTTTCTCCCAAATTTTTAAATTGGTGATTTGGGTATTTGTTTGATTATTTCCagcatttttctttttctgcacTTTAAAGGAACAagcataaattttttttttcaacttttttgttgtaTGTACATTGTAgcttaacattttaaaatccatTCCGTTTCATATGgaatgtaaaaaaagaattagtTTAGACTTAGTTGTTGTGATATAAAGGAAACATAGAATATAATTGTGTAAGTGATACCTGTTCAGCACAACCTAAAGTGTATATCTCAATTTAGTTCAGTAGATTCtgtcaaatacaaatatatatttggtGCATTATTTATATCTGTGTTTTGCTGACACAGGCAAATCCACTttgtaattttatcaaaacaaatttcaaatccACGAATCCACcgacttttaaattttaaagaatgaaacatatttttgttcTCTTTTATTTTTACCTTGTATACCAAgttacatattttcaaattttaaaagaatttttacagttgttattatttttcaagatttgtaaatatttgtgtaatttttaaatCCATTATCGTTAGACGTGCAATAGCCTCAGTGATGTAAACACCTAGTTTCCTTGGTAACAGGATCTATTCTGTTTTGATTACCGGTTATTTCCATAACACCCCGTTGTTTGTTACCTGCCAGTGTTAAGGATTCCAAGATCTCAATGAAACACTGTCAGTGGTCAATTTGCCTATGTTCTTACCAGCAATCTATCTATGCAATTAGGCCCACTCGCTATAGTACTAAACTCACAACTGATAAAGTAGCTGTGgggtttataattattttatgtcATTTAAAGATCATGTTGACATTTGTCCATAAATATGGTGCATAATTGATGAATATAATCCAATTCAGGTGAAAAAGAACTTTGTGAGAATGGTTACCAAAGATTTCAACTTATGAATGGTTGCTTACAACTTTACAGAAGTTCATGTAAAGCTATGGATAATCAGTTGTTTTGATTGATAGATATTGTGtataagagaaaaataaaatgcaacagATTTTATGATAATGCTGGGTGAATTTTGAACATTTGATTCAGAAGTTTGAGGAATGCAACATTCTTTTATactttgttattaatttttagaACTTCCACTCTCTATCAAGTTTTTCCAATCATGTCAGATTGTCAGaatctcaaataaaaaaaaaattcaaaatcctattcaattcattttatatcatcCATAAATTAGCTTGAATTACTGTTAATTTGATTTGGGTATGTTGATTGTTAAAACAGCTAGAATCTctcatttttgaatttttgaaagattaacTGATGTTGCAACAGATGAAATAATGTAAACTAATTGCGAGATAGTGTATTCAATGTTATTTATTGCGATATTAAAAAACTTGCATTTTTGAATGAcattttctgggtttttttctccaTAGAAACAAactgagttatttcccttttcaCAGTTAGTTTATCAAGCTGTGAGATAACAATATGTCTATAATTGTgtcatgaaaatacatgtaattattaagTTTGTTTACTGAAATCAACAGATTAAAAAATCCTGTTGAATCTCTCTAATGAAGGTCTAGATCAGATTACGCAAGCACAGAAAAACATGGATTGAAAAGGATTTCCCCCGGGgggaagggaggggggggggggttcagtAAATTAAATAACATGATAAATGACACTGCATGACAGAATGCCATGTTTGCCCCTCCCCCCAACTattatttaatcaaagtactgaaagtactgttagacggtggcgtcgtttgaaagtggcatattacatgtaacaatgagtgatgtatgataattatttttgtcgaaaaccgcggccagtatcgcattcatgtactaatacttaacgcttactcgcacaactagtcgtgagtttcctacatggataattctgtggaaatcgtagctgtgatctcactctacactttacaaatgctgtgtctcttggtcgtcatcttttgggaaatacccaaagatttatcacagtagtCTTTGTCGTATAAAggtttgtatctatattttgtatcaatatgtttgtatctatatcagttgacattaaaacccCGTTTGAAtggttgccaccacatattgaatgaataaatcaaatccaaagcgatttcatcacagtacgcccaaatatttgattgtttgaagaAGGGGAATTTTGGTTTATTCctttttgacctttgggttggcCCCGCAAatgggaacaacttttgaaaagtgtggattggactattgtgctttaaatatattgtagatttctcaaagtaacgagaacaaataaagctttggtatgataaaatacttatttttactaACTATCTGGGCATACATATAGTATATTaattgtccctctcgacagcattttccctcattttcttcacggggaaaaagttgcagtcttgtggatcatcacatttgcttttttttccctcatagtcagttaatacattaaggtgtaaagaaaacggaatgggtttacaagaacctgtttgataaaactggtattgcttttggaatgcacgtcatcatgaaacagaagagtaaatcaatattttatcttcgactttaggggattatttccatttgctcacaacgaaagtgaatgaaaatttaaaaaaatatcatacaacattcggtcgcggcagtttcattaatcaacgttttaaacatttgttctattgtatttagctatagatttattcaaaccatttgaatgaattcgggaaagtcacatgtatattttatcgcttctcagtacactttaacatgcataaattacttgctacattaaacttttctagtaaacttacaacaaatattgattaattatacaaaataagtttttaaaaacaccaaacaaacaaaattcaagctgaacgcacgtttttctgaccgtacagctgtgtatataaagaagatgggggataagatggcgcaactgcccTTTTGGTTTacttgtaaaatacaatttcaaatttagcattttttcaattaaatatatttgatatgttattatgcaagtttaaaaaatggtaatttctaactatattcagtttgaaatatttcaaaaagataagaaaaaaataataaatttttaagttttggtggtatcgaacccaagttctataaagtttcctaatggctggtgctctaaccatggtgagccatttcattcacaacaaagtgcgttgtttaaatgctatatgagactATGACCACGAATTTTcggacttgtattatatttctaaaactttcaattgttgagctacaaaatgacatttttgaactgtagtgggtcatctctccacatttttgttgagtcCAATCGGTttattaaattccattaaaccacatttagactgtaaaaaaaaattattgagctcagacccactctatgaaagaaaatgaattgaagttataaaaattacacgattaggaggttttgacacgcatacgccagtttaaatcaatatattgcaagtatatttaaaatatttaaagattacaatccgatgttacgttaaatatacattgtttttaattattttttaaaaaagtatcagatttaatgatattttaattttgccgtatctaatcattcctcatatgggcattttacacgccttattcacctatcttctttgattttattctttgcatgtactaaacaatagatctagggttcgcaaatcccggcaatattttcggaaagctatatttctgtagctcagcagaattctacagtcatctatgaagcacatttttttgccttcatgtttcattatttatcgcaaatatagcatgaatgtatacgctacggccgatgtagcattgtgttaagtgatgacactttctaaccggtgtgtatttcaattgcgagtcgcaacaaactggcgcatttatataggcccgcctatttgtaaatgcatgttgacaaaatgatgctaacacttggaaacaaatgtcgaagaaagttcataatagagttgtactcgcgaaTTAAGAATCATTTGAGAACAAACGGGGCGATGTTTacgtacatatgtaaataatgttatctgttagtgaaaaaatgcccccaaaccaaagaaaagatgctctcttacattaccgttcattatgtaccataaatgtatatggaatatcgcatgttttttctcacaaaaaagctagcatttgctgcaaattagagatagacgagctgacacgccgtgaaatccataagacgttttacagcatatgtaaaaaaaaatctgaactaaaaatctttgaaacatcgtaaaatgtagtttatatacatttaaaatggggactcgatttgcacgtgaattttacaatccgacgtcgattagcgtgtttgagagaaagtcagcagcaagtaaagcgtcaacatctgcagtaaatattgtctgatgaatattgaggtgcctgtaataaaatttatgtttctacagactgagtgaggtacgaaataaggtacattgtaaatcacaggtcagtcgaaaatttaacacatttgtatcgtaaatttaaagtttttgtgtgtttgaaaacacatgcacacttgtagaagaaactgtgccattgatcggttgaagttcaataaaatgtaatttatgtaatattcattgtcagtatctgttgtgaattctttggaataagcttcaacaacaaaaaatatactgctcaactaaaactaatgcgttgaaaatggctgaatttatcgatgaagcataattgctgaaatatgaaatggcaaaccagtttaaataatgtgtttctgacaattatttatatcataaaaaacaagaagcaattattgtgagatctcttgaccaattatcgcagtgatatagtttatatgcagtcctgatacagagttaaACGTCAAAACTGGCAGTTTGAGccttaattaatattattaataccgcgtaagcagatagggtaacggctcatttaaaataaaacccaatttcatacattatttaaatgtatgtacaaaataattagcagctataatgcttaaaatatctgataagattaaaatgcgttctcatactgaaatcgacacgtaGATAAaacactgcatacatgtacctaacagagttatcgttcgttatccgctagggtccccgtgagaaatacccttccggtcaggaccgtagcaatagacagtggctataaatagccaccgtctaaaaatggGTGTAATATACTATCCGCGACATAAGAGGGTAGTATATCGAGGAATATCATCCATGAGTACagtttgacaatttacaagTACATATATACCTTCTACAGcttgattttataataataaacaaaatgcgCCTTTGTACATAAATTTTCCAATGCACATAGTATACACCACCCAAACATCCGGAATGAAATCACGTTCTGTGTGTTACAAACATTCTATGTGCGCACGCATGATACACTTCACATACTAGTGCAATCATATCATGTAACAGTGACCGGGGAGAATCTGCATCATTCATGAATGACGCTATATCTACGAATCAACGCACCTGCATAATGCATGTAGATCCGGGCCACAGTATGTGCGTTAAAGGAAAGAATCACAATCATTAATAAGGGTTAGCATTTTACCGCCATTGGCGCCGATAATTTTTCAGACTTGTTTTGGCTTTACATTATGTATATAGTGTGGTAACATTCATGGtagttaaatttatttgtcagcCTCCAAAGATCTAACTCTTCTATGTGTATTAGTGTCATATTCAGTATTTTCCACCGCAATGTTCATGAAGACTAAAGGGTCTCTTAATCGTATAatcttttatataataatatatatatatatatatacatgtatatacatgtatgaggttATATTATCATCAGCAATTTGCCCACCAGaacagctttttaaaaaatcgaaataGTTTTCTAGTCATAAATTATAGCTATATAgctaagaaagaaaaaaatcagagaCGTAGGGACAGAGATTAGTGGGAGGAGGTATGCCCacagactttttaaaattagcaaTCGACTTGTAAACTTCTACCATGTAACGAAATAAAATATAAGCCAAGGAGGCTCTCCACACTTTTGagaccaaaaaaattaatatgatattGAAAGCTGATATATTATAAGACGCTTGCATACCACCCTCACCCACCTCTAAACTAAGAAttcaatgtttttgaatttctttttatctttatatttattattaaggataggtctaaccccccccccccaaccccccatCAAATTTGAAGTCACATGTACATTTAGTGAAATTAGAACTGAATCAATCTAATATGACTAGCTTTGAAGTTAACGTTAGCCCTGACAccataaaaatgtttacaaccatttataaaacaaagcaaAAGAATTTTTCTAATTAAGAAATTGGAggacaattattttcaaatcagtACTGTTCTAAGAAAAGCTAGTAATTGTAAGCATTTTTATTCAAGCCATATACCGTAACTCCACAGTGTCAGAGAGAGGCCTcaacatcaaacaatttttgagGTACTCAAAGTTAGCACAAGAAGGACATTTTAATACTCCTCTTAAAATGCTTGTCAGGATGTTTTGGAATAGAACGATGCTACGCGCCTGTCCccacatactgtggtttcatcaaaaTTATTACCATGTGTTATTGCGTTTGgataaacatttcatttgatttcTTGGATCAACGCAAGAACGAAATCCTGCTTgaaaaattattgatgaaaCCAAAGTTTGTCTTAACCAATTAGATATTACATCATTAAGTTTCTTAACTAGGGGTCTTCCCTTTGACAATTCAAAAACAATCTGTATCATCCGTTCTtcaattgaattaaaatgattttatcatgcattttacaaagttatggCTTTGCCTAGctgagatatacatgtaatggagAGTAACATGAAAAGTACAATGGCGGTACGAACCTGAAAATATTACTAGTTTCCCTGATATTATGTCATACACAACtgaatatttaaatgatatattaatgattatacaaaaaatatttccgGATATTTAGGAGCTCAGTACCAAACATTGCTTTGATTGAAGATCAATTTCCTTTAATGGGCTGAATGGCTAAAAAATATAGGTCTAACTTGCTTATCAGGCGCAACTCTAGAATTTTTCATAGGGCAAGGCTTTGAGAGCCACGGAGCTTTTGTTTTATAAGGAGTGGAACTTTTTTTGGTAAAGTTACTATGTGAATTTTCTAGTGTTGTAATTCTGGACTCAACTACTATCCTCCTGTCTAGATCCCTGCATGTATACCACACATCAACTATGAACCATAAagtatcatatttttttgtagtttctttcccaatattATCACCTATACAGGTAAAATTGCAACTTGTGTTGAACATACGTTGCAATTTTACCTGTGTAACATCCTatcgcagtgggttagagggtttactacgaatctgtaagtcatgagttcgaatcctgctgGGTATTTTACAATTTCTACATCTccaagtgtttttaaaaactatttaaattcagtgaaattatttcaattatagTATACTTTAATCcgcattaatatcgacagatgtcccataccaccttaaaccTCTTGGTCTCCGATTCATTTCAAGaaactaaatataatattatctcACCAGTGTCAATGTATTAAGGAGGATGGATGGTCAACCAATTACCATTAGATCTATCTTCAACTTTTGGACGATGTTTGTTTAGTTGCAAActattattttataaagaaaaatgtcaTATAATTTGATTAGTCTATGCGTtcttctttaaaaggaattcaatacatattaaaaaatggtAACGACTATCTAACccttttacatatatatgttgACGTATAAACAAAAGGACAATAAAGcatatattgaataattaaaagaaaataacccGATTGACCTTTGGCTCATTCGTATGAGTTACAACATGTTAGAAATGCTCCCCCTTTCCTCGATCCCTTTAGATCAGCGCAGGAATATTCGTCAATCAAAAGATATATATGCAGCGTTCGAATAGCAATGCGGGCCTACTTTAGCAAAAGTGAACAAATCACTTATTGCGACGATAGTAGTATTATACTGCGCATCTTGCAGTTAGAGTGTAGTACTGTAATCTATTGCTGGTTATATAGTAAACCTGACGGGGACAGGGTTGTAGCAGGGACCTCACTGAGCAGTGTCTGTTGGGACAACTTGCTGTATTGGAATCATCGGtaatgttgaatttttacaatttttttttaataaatgcagaatattacatataaaacttaaaataacgACTAAGCaattagaaaaataatgatattaaaatttaTACTCGAGAATAATTCAAATTAGTATCAAAATAAGATTTAAACTATTTATATTTCCTTTGGTCTGTAAAATGGTCCACAAATCAACATCAAGTGCGCATGAATTCTTGAAGAACAGATGTACATAAAACATGTCACATGTGTTTAAATCATCGTCAAAAGAAATTGTTTACTGATATCTTCTTACAAagtacaaataaatattaaactcGGCGGTTGACACGCTAAATCAAAGTTCACCGACATATTCTCAAATATTGGCCGAGTCAATGCCCTGTTATCATCGGAGAGCTGAAGTATGGAGGATTAGGACAACATTGGCGCATCATACGAGGGAATTGACATTGGTGTTTTACGTATTTCATGCACAGTTACAATGACCCACAAGTCAAGTTTGTCCCGCGAGAGTATAAAAAAACAAGCAGGGGGGCATGGAGCTTCAGTTGACACCCTGTTTAGCCCTGGACATGGCCTCTCAGAGAATCTCTTTCCTTGTTGTATTGCTCTGTACGATCGTCGTTACGGAATCATTCGCCGTCGTCAGATTTTGGAGACCACAGGGTAGCATCATAGAGAATAAGGGTAAGAAAAATGGTAACGTTAATAAAACGAAAGAAAAGTATACCCGTTTGATACACCTTTGGTGTTCGAACAATAAAGTaagtgttacatgtacatgtctatTTTTTTGCTTCAGATGggaaaaacaataacaaaattaacaacaaaaacaacacgTCAACAAGCAACGAAATGGAGACAGAACGACAAGAGCGCAACAATGATACAGGTAGACAACCGATTACTCAGTCCAGAACAGGAACTATCTAGTAGTAGTCAGATTTGGCATTTAttgaaactttaaaaagttgttcttttttaaaagatgcttACAAtagattttggtttttttttcagtgttggTCGTAGTGTGGGGATCTATCTGTGTAATGTTTCTGGTTGCCTGTGGATTGATAGTTGTTCTGAACACAAGGTACATGAacttcattgtttttaaatataccCTTTTCGACTCCCCATGGTCAAGATTATTACAAAgtcatcaatttaaattttctaattTGGTAGGATGCATGCTCACAATTTAACATTGTTGTTTTATTCCTTTTCCAGCAAAATATCCGTGAGACACGTTAAATTAGAAGAGGGATTGATCAAGCATAATGATCAGAACAAGAACTATCTGTGTAGATTAAAACTCACAGAGAATCCCTTATACAGCATCAAATGGGGGCAGCCTTTACCAACTATACCCGAGGAAGACGCGGATGAATATATTGCCGTGACAGGGTACTTGACATTTCACAGGCCAACTCCAAAGAGGAAAAATATGGATGAATCCATGAACACTAAACAAGATGTGGCAATTGCAATTCACCCACTAATTTCACCAAGGCTGATGTAGGATTACCAGTTTATCCATGTCCGTTTATACGGAGAAAAGGGGTGAATGTCGTGGGACCCACTAATACAGTCTGCGTACAAATCCGTACAAGAGCCAAAGACTTTCAGAGGATTCTGAAATAACAAATTGTCCATTAGTAAAATCAAAGTAACACTTTGATGATAGCTAGTATAGTCAAGCGctcaattcaaaatatttcttcaaGAAATGTTGTACAAAATTACCGGTgacatttgtttttgttgggAACTATTTTTTCATTTCCGGTGAAAAACGTTTTATCaatttgtgtaatatttatcatattatacaatcttaagtttgtttttctgtatttctcaggagagagagagagagagagagagagagagagagagagagagagagagagagagagagagagagattttacgTGTCTTTGCAGCTCAGGCGATAGAAGTAAATAAATATCTATCTAGTAAAGTTCACTGTTCACTGCTTTGTTTTGAGGCCTAAGATACTACGGAAAGCTACgagatacatttttttttaaattttagagatAACACCAGGTGACCAATATACTCTGCCTGTAGGTCAAAGTTAAATGAAGTCAAGGTTAATCCC includes:
- the LOC128189690 gene encoding tumor protein p53-inducible nuclear protein 1-like, with the protein product MFSSVTNYLFGSSQPEEEETVQKMELETSPAKDDDWLIVNVQDKTTCVTVPTVCRVSGHSPYSSDSDTGMGHGTPSTSGASTPNSRFFLRMHESWILTPPPCFTAGGPTSQVPMTEMENLLIEHPSMSVYNSHCSRGSSGEDSNLSESSTDSISNIVAKKGLRPRNSQGQVIRQAPRRPNAVAARCGILAQAEALKSAQRSKQRKESLHLSKGSLDRHNKTTLRHSKKFSQKNRIQTPSGRNFNTQQMKH
- the LOC128190690 gene encoding uncharacterized protein LOC128190690 — protein: MELQLTPCLALDMASQRISFLVVLLCTIVVTESFAVVRFWRPQGSIIENKDGKNNNKINNKNNTSTSNEMETERQERNNDTVLVVVWGSICVMFLVACGLIVVLNTSKISVRHVKLEEGLIKHNDQNKNYLCRLKLTENPLYSIKWGQPLPTIPEEDADEYIAVTGYLTFHRPTPKRKNMDESMNTKQDVAIAIHPLISPRLM